Proteins encoded in a region of the Apilactobacillus apisilvae genome:
- a CDS encoding transposase has protein sequence MTNNKYSYETKLEAVRLLNEGVPGRKICKILGLKSDGLIYTWRKYVRNGDYYRLNQKPGKQYKYNKGNLEIPSDVRKDMEIKQMK, from the coding sequence ATGACTAATAATAAATATTCATATGAAACTAAACTAGAAGCCGTTCGGCTTCTTAATGAAGGTGTTCCTGGTAGAAAGATTTGTAAAATACTTGGTTTAAAGAGTGACGGCTTAATTTATACATGGCGGAAATATGTAAGAAATGGTGATTATTATCGTTTGAATCAAAAGCCTGGCAAACAATATAAATATAATAAAGGCAATTTAGAAATACCTAGTGACGTCAGAAAAGATATGGAAATTAAACAAATGAAGTAA
- a CDS encoding putative polysaccharide biosynthesis protein produces MQESKEKINSDRQTQSKMLKGSSWMTAGSILSRILGAIYIIPWSIWFGNLYFQANALYVQGYNVYSMFLIISIAGVPSAIAKEVAHYNALNEYGISVRLYKRGLVLSVTTGILCALFLYFGAPLLDNGNPNVIPVMHSLSWAVLIIPTMSLTRGYFQGFQDMAPSAISQFAEQLFRVIYMLVTAFFIMKVVHGSWITAVTQSTFAAFIGSVAGLLILGAYYLKRKDYYNHLVENSNNKIHVNANHLYKEIVSQAVPFIILGAGITIFQLIDQYTFFDIMKIATDYPMSVLNKLYAIFAGNANKLIMITISLASALAITVVPLLSEAFTKKDKDGISRQLSNGFVLFSFIMIPAALGMTAVAGPLNRLFYGTGYNHLSANILAFSSVISILFGLFTVISAMMQGISQNKLAVKYFIYGTIAKIVFQIPMVLLFGTFGPLISSAIGFLVADGLIIRSLDKQFGVRSYEMLEKINWILIFSLVTYIVALAFVYLGNTVVGLLMEPYGRVGSGFVVSLAVLAGGFVYVYLALKSRVADYVIGHQSENLRNKLHIK; encoded by the coding sequence ATGCAAGAAAGTAAAGAAAAAATAAATAGCGATCGCCAAACGCAAAGCAAAATGTTAAAAGGGTCTTCATGGATGACTGCTGGTAGCATTTTGTCAAGAATCTTAGGTGCAATTTACATTATTCCTTGGAGTATTTGGTTTGGTAATCTATATTTTCAAGCCAATGCTTTATACGTTCAAGGATACAATGTTTACAGTATGTTTTTAATTATATCAATTGCTGGAGTTCCATCGGCAATTGCTAAAGAAGTTGCCCATTATAATGCCCTTAATGAATACGGAATAAGTGTTCGACTGTATAAGCGGGGGTTGGTTTTATCTGTAACAACTGGAATCTTATGCGCGTTATTTCTCTATTTCGGTGCACCATTATTAGATAATGGTAATCCTAATGTAATTCCTGTAATGCATTCATTGTCATGGGCTGTATTAATCATACCAACAATGAGTTTAACTCGTGGTTATTTTCAAGGATTTCAGGATATGGCACCATCAGCAATATCACAATTTGCGGAACAATTATTTAGAGTTATTTATATGTTAGTTACAGCATTTTTTATAATGAAAGTTGTACATGGTAGCTGGATAACTGCTGTTACACAATCAACTTTTGCTGCATTTATTGGTTCTGTTGCTGGACTTTTAATACTAGGTGCTTATTATTTAAAACGTAAAGACTATTATAATCACTTAGTAGAAAATAGTAATAATAAAATTCATGTTAATGCTAATCATCTATATAAAGAAATAGTTAGTCAAGCAGTTCCATTCATCATTTTAGGTGCTGGAATTACTATTTTTCAGTTAATTGATCAATATACTTTCTTTGATATTATGAAGATAGCTACTGATTATCCAATGAGTGTTTTAAACAAACTTTATGCTATCTTTGCTGGTAACGCTAATAAACTAATCATGATTACGATTTCTTTAGCTTCAGCTTTAGCAATTACTGTGGTTCCTTTATTATCAGAAGCCTTTACTAAGAAAGATAAAGATGGAATTAGTCGTCAATTATCGAATGGATTTGTTTTATTTTCCTTTATTATGATTCCGGCTGCTCTTGGGATGACCGCAGTTGCTGGTCCATTAAATCGATTATTTTATGGAACTGGATACAATCATTTATCTGCTAACATATTAGCTTTTTCTTCTGTTATTTCTATCTTATTTGGATTATTTACCGTTATTTCAGCTATGATGCAAGGAATTTCGCAGAATAAATTAGCAGTTAAATATTTTATATACGGAACAATTGCTAAAATAGTTTTCCAAATCCCAATGGTTTTACTATTTGGAACTTTTGGTCCATTAATTTCATCCGCAATTGGATTCTTAGTTGCCGATGGATTAATTATTCGTTCATTAGATAAACAATTTGGTGTTAGAAGTTATGAAATGCTAGAAAAAATTAACTGGATTTTGATATTTTCACTGGTTACCTATATTGTAGCTTTAGCATTTGTTTATTTGGGCAATACAGTTGTTGGTCTATTAATGGAGCCATATGGTAGAGTAGGCAGTGGATTTGTTGTTTCATTAGCAGTGTTAGCGGGAGGCTTTGTATATGTATATCTTGCTTTAAAGAGCCGAGTTGCTGATTACGTTATTGGACATCAATCTGAAAACTTAAGAAATAAATTACACATTAAATAA
- a CDS encoding IS3 family transposase has product MVNQATIKLIDTFTSKIPLVRICKYLNISRSTYYYHKTHAAHFNLSQIEQEIQQLCIKTKFLYGYRKIYALINKHLKCSVSKVQRIMAKYNWWCRIKRKRSHRPGNPFKQFDNIINRDWNISLPNRKLTTDITYIPCGNKMLYLSTIMDSFNSEIIAHKISNHPNTQLALDTLNQLGYLSGAIIHSDQGSTYT; this is encoded by the coding sequence GTGGTAAATCAAGCTACTATTAAATTAATCGATACTTTCACATCCAAAATACCTTTAGTTAGGATTTGTAAGTATCTCAATATATCTAGAAGTACCTATTACTATCATAAAACACATGCAGCTCATTTTAATTTAAGTCAGATTGAACAGGAGATTCAACAACTATGTATAAAAACAAAGTTTTTATATGGTTATCGTAAAATTTATGCACTAATTAATAAGCACTTAAAATGCAGTGTTAGTAAAGTTCAAAGAATTATGGCTAAATACAATTGGTGGTGTCGTATTAAACGTAAAAGATCTCATCGACCTGGTAATCCGTTCAAACAATTTGATAATATAATTAATCGTGATTGGAACATTAGTTTACCAAATCGTAAATTAACCACTGATATCACTTATATTCCTTGCGGAAATAAAATGTTGTACCTCTCTACAATTATGGATAGTTTTAATTCGGAAATTATTGCTCATAAAATTTCTAATCATCCAAATACCCAATTGGCATTAGATACACTAAATCAATTAGGCTATTTAAGTGGTGCTATCATTCATAGTGATCAGGGTTCTACTTATACTTAG
- a CDS encoding NAD(P)H-hydrate dehydratase, with product MKNIDLSVVKNTIRVRPNDSYKGTYGKVGLIGGNTNFGGAIIMATEAALNSGAGLITTLTDPVNLTSLHDHAPEAMFANYNDDSELEKLIPTFNVIVIGPGLGTNKNSLKIISKVFKLVNNKQILVIDSSAITMINQYDLTLPDNQIIFTPHQMEWQRLSGIKISDQNEDNNMKVVNKLDSIVVLKSHHTEIYNKEKVFKNPGGTPAQATGGMGDTLAGMIGGFVAQFSNEYNAVLSAVFLHSAIADELAKNQYVVLPTHIIQRIPEFMKKYEKKG from the coding sequence ATGAAAAATATAGATTTGTCTGTGGTTAAAAATACTATAAGAGTTCGTCCTAATGATAGTTATAAGGGTACTTATGGTAAAGTTGGCTTGATCGGTGGTAATACTAATTTTGGTGGAGCTATTATTATGGCAACTGAGGCTGCGTTAAACTCTGGGGCAGGATTAATTACAACTTTGACTGATCCTGTTAATTTAACTAGTCTTCACGACCATGCTCCAGAAGCAATGTTCGCTAACTATAATGATGATAGTGAACTAGAAAAGCTTATTCCTACTTTTAATGTAATAGTAATTGGACCTGGACTTGGAACTAATAAAAATAGTTTAAAAATAATAAGTAAAGTTTTTAAACTAGTTAATAATAAGCAAATTTTAGTTATCGATAGTTCTGCAATTACAATGATTAATCAATATGATTTAACATTACCTGATAATCAAATTATTTTTACTCCCCATCAAATGGAATGGCAACGACTTTCAGGTATTAAAATAAGTGACCAAAATGAAGATAATAACATGAAAGTTGTTAATAAGTTAGATAGTATTGTTGTATTAAAATCACATCACACTGAAATTTATAATAAAGAAAAAGTTTTTAAAAATCCTGGAGGTACTCCAGCACAAGCAACCGGAGGTATGGGTGATACTTTAGCTGGTATGATTGGCGGCTTTGTGGCACAGTTTTCTAATGAATATAATGCAGTATTATCAGCTGTATTTTTACATAGTGCAATTGCCGATGAATTAGCTAAAAATCAATATGTAGTTTTACCAACTCATATTATTCAAAGAATTCCCGAATTTATGAAAAAATACGAAAAAAAGGGTTAA
- the leuS gene encoding leucine--tRNA ligase translates to MPYDHLKIEQKWQKFWENNKTFKTTNDANKENYYALDMFPYPSGQGLHVGHPEGYTATDIMSRMKRMQGKNVLHPIGFDAFGLPAEQYALKTGHHPGSFTEKNIEHFREQIKSLGFSYDWDREVNTTDPKYYKWTQWIFEQLYKKGLAYEDKIEVNWAPDFMGGTVVANEEVKDGKTERGGYPVYRVPMTQWVLKITAYADRLIDDLDDLDWPESIKEMQRNWIGRSKGASVFFAVDGHKDEKVEVFTTRPDTLFGASYMVLAPEHDLVDKITTDDQKEAVKAYQKEVATKSDLERTDLNKDKSGVFTGAYGINPINGEKLPIWIGDYVLSSYGTGAIMAVPAHDDRDYEFATKFNLSIKPVIEGGDVSKEAYTGDGKHVNSEFLDGMGKKEAIEAAISWLEEHKAGHSKTNYRLRDWIFSRQRYWGEPIPVIHWEDGSTSLVPEDELPLKLPEAKNIEPSGTGESPLANIDDWVNVVDKNGRKGKRETNTMPQWAGSSWYYLRYIDAHNDKQLADPELLKQWLPVDLYIGGAEHAVLHLLYARFWHKVLYDLGIVPTKEPFQKLVNQGMILGTNHEKMSKSKGNVVNPDEIVEKYGADTLRLYEMFMGPLTEAKPWSTDGLNGANRWIKRVWRLIMDDNNQLRDRIVTVNDGKLDKIYNKTVKTVTDDYENLRFNVAISSMMVFVNECYKQNTLYLDYMEGFIKLLAPIVPHMAEELWNKMGHDESITYAKWPDYDESKMIDDEIQMVVQVNGKVRAHIKVAKDMSKEDIEKVALNDDKVIEFTNGKNVRKVIVIPGKIVNIVAN, encoded by the coding sequence ATGCCTTATGATCATCTTAAAATAGAACAAAAATGGCAAAAATTTTGGGAAAATAACAAAACTTTCAAAACAACTAATGATGCTAATAAAGAAAATTACTATGCTTTAGATATGTTTCCATATCCTTCAGGACAAGGCTTACACGTTGGACATCCAGAAGGTTACACTGCTACTGACATTATGTCCAGAATGAAAAGAATGCAAGGCAAAAATGTTTTGCATCCAATTGGCTTCGATGCTTTTGGACTACCAGCAGAACAGTATGCTTTGAAAACGGGTCATCATCCTGGAAGCTTTACTGAAAAAAACATCGAACATTTTAGAGAACAAATTAAATCTTTAGGTTTTTCATATGATTGGGATCGTGAAGTAAATACTACCGATCCTAAATACTACAAATGGACTCAATGGATTTTTGAACAACTTTATAAAAAAGGTCTTGCTTATGAAGATAAGATTGAAGTTAACTGGGCTCCTGATTTTATGGGGGGAACCGTCGTTGCCAATGAAGAAGTTAAAGATGGCAAAACTGAACGAGGTGGATATCCAGTATATCGAGTTCCAATGACTCAATGGGTTCTAAAAATCACTGCTTATGCTGATCGTTTAATTGATGATTTGGATGATTTAGATTGGCCTGAAAGTATCAAAGAAATGCAAAGAAATTGGATTGGTCGTTCTAAGGGTGCAAGTGTATTTTTCGCTGTTGATGGCCATAAAGATGAAAAAGTTGAAGTATTTACCACTAGACCAGATACATTATTTGGTGCTTCTTATATGGTTCTTGCTCCTGAACATGACTTAGTAGATAAGATTACTACTGATGATCAAAAAGAAGCAGTTAAGGCTTATCAGAAAGAAGTTGCTACTAAGTCTGATTTGGAAAGAACTGATTTGAATAAAGATAAATCAGGTGTATTTACAGGAGCATATGGAATTAATCCAATTAATGGAGAAAAACTACCAATTTGGATTGGTGATTATGTACTATCATCATATGGAACTGGTGCTATTATGGCTGTTCCTGCTCATGATGACCGTGATTATGAATTTGCTACTAAGTTTAATTTGTCAATTAAACCGGTTATTGAAGGTGGCGATGTTTCTAAGGAAGCATACACTGGTGACGGTAAACATGTTAACTCCGAATTCTTAGATGGCATGGGTAAAAAGGAAGCTATTGAAGCAGCAATTAGTTGGCTGGAAGAACATAAAGCAGGTCATTCTAAGACTAATTACCGTTTAAGAGATTGGATTTTCTCACGTCAAAGATATTGGGGAGAACCAATTCCAGTTATTCATTGGGAAGATGGCAGTACTTCATTGGTTCCAGAAGATGAATTGCCATTAAAATTACCTGAAGCGAAAAATATTGAACCTTCTGGTACCGGTGAATCTCCATTAGCTAATATTGATGATTGGGTAAATGTTGTTGATAAAAATGGACGTAAAGGTAAGCGTGAAACTAACACAATGCCACAATGGGCAGGTAGTTCATGGTATTATCTAAGGTATATTGATGCTCATAACGATAAGCAACTTGCTGATCCAGAATTATTAAAACAGTGGTTACCAGTTGATTTATATATTGGTGGAGCTGAACACGCTGTTCTTCACTTACTATATGCTAGATTTTGGCATAAGGTACTTTATGATTTAGGAATTGTACCAACTAAGGAACCATTCCAAAAATTAGTTAACCAAGGGATGATTTTAGGTACTAATCATGAAAAAATGTCTAAATCTAAAGGTAATGTTGTTAATCCAGATGAAATTGTTGAAAAATATGGTGCTGACACTCTGAGATTATACGAAATGTTTATGGGGCCATTAACTGAAGCAAAACCATGGAGTACTGATGGATTAAATGGTGCTAATAGATGGATTAAGCGTGTATGGCGTTTAATCATGGATGATAATAACCAATTACGCGATCGTATTGTTACTGTTAATGATGGAAAACTAGATAAAATTTATAATAAAACTGTTAAAACAGTTACTGATGACTACGAGAACTTAAGATTTAATGTTGCTATTTCAAGTATGATGGTATTTGTTAATGAATGTTATAAACAAAATACTTTATATCTAGATTATATGGAAGGCTTCATTAAACTACTTGCACCAATTGTTCCTCATATGGCTGAAGAATTATGGAATAAGATGGGCCATGATGAATCCATTACTTATGCTAAGTGGCCAGATTATGATGAAAGCAAAATGATTGATGACGAAATTCAAATGGTAGTACAGGTTAATGGTAAAGTTAGAGCACATATTAAAGTTGCCAAAGATATGTCAAAAGAAGATATTGAAAAAGTTGCTTTAAATGACGATAAGGTTATTGAATTTACTAATGGTAAAAATGTTCGTAAAGTTATTGTTATTCCAGGTAAAATTGTTAACATTGTTGCTAACTAA
- a CDS encoding helix-turn-helix domain-containing protein has product MVKFNSEFKLKLVLKYLSGIGSTSLNHEYGIKGSATLLSWVQMYQKYGFKGLIVKNSKQSYSYMYKLKVLNWMKLHKS; this is encoded by the coding sequence TTGGTTAAATTTAATAGCGAGTTTAAATTAAAATTAGTATTAAAATATTTATCAGGAATAGGTTCAACTTCGTTGAACCATGAATATGGTATTAAAGGCAGTGCAACATTACTTTCATGGGTACAAATGTATCAAAAATATGGATTTAAAGGTTTAATTGTGAAAAACAGTAAACAATCATATTCTTATATGTATAAATTAAAAGTGCTGAACTGGATGAAACTCCACAAAAGTTAA
- the pepV gene encoding dipeptidase PepV, producing the protein MINWKKQAKKYKDDYLNDLKTLISIDSERDDNNSSKDFPLGKGPADALKKYLSFGERDGFKTKNLDNLVGYIEYGEGDKTFAILAHADVMPAGEGWDTNPFEMVVKDGNAYGRGVSDDKGPGLAAYYGLKIMKDNNIKPNCKIRFIVGTDEESNWTGMKHYFDLEPEPDFGFSPDAEFPVINGEKGNTTFENTFNNNQSQNASCVLKNFDSGLRENMVPRDAYADILVNDKDEINSQFTTFMEDNDLKGNSEITENGIKLHLIGKSAHGMEPKNGVNSGTYLATFLSEFSFTEDADNFLTFISKYLHNDSRANHLATNYHDKIMGDLTMNVGIMKFSQTDGGFINTNFRYPKGISVENIEEHLNNAISKFSGVVKNTDNMVPHYVDPADPIVNRLISIYRDQTGVKKAEPEVVGGGTYGRMMKRGVAFGALFPWTEDTMHQANEFQPIDDLILAMSIYSQSITDLSTDK; encoded by the coding sequence ATGATAAACTGGAAGAAACAAGCTAAAAAATATAAAGATGATTATTTAAATGATTTGAAAACATTAATTTCTATCGATAGTGAACGTGATGATAATAATAGTAGCAAAGATTTCCCACTAGGAAAGGGACCTGCTGATGCTTTAAAAAAATATTTATCGTTTGGTGAACGTGATGGTTTTAAAACCAAAAATTTAGATAATTTAGTAGGTTATATTGAATACGGTGAAGGTGATAAGACTTTTGCAATTTTAGCTCATGCTGACGTCATGCCTGCTGGTGAAGGCTGGGATACTAATCCGTTTGAAATGGTTGTTAAAGATGGTAATGCTTATGGTCGTGGTGTCTCTGATGACAAGGGACCGGGATTAGCAGCTTATTATGGATTGAAAATTATGAAAGATAATAATATTAAACCTAATTGTAAAATTAGATTTATAGTAGGTACTGATGAAGAAAGTAATTGGACAGGAATGAAACATTACTTTGATTTAGAACCCGAGCCTGATTTTGGTTTTTCACCTGATGCTGAATTTCCAGTAATTAATGGTGAAAAGGGTAATACTACTTTTGAAAATACTTTTAATAATAATCAATCTCAAAATGCAAGTTGTGTATTAAAAAATTTTGATTCTGGATTACGTGAAAATATGGTACCTCGTGATGCTTATGCTGATATTTTAGTAAATGATAAAGACGAAATTAATTCCCAATTCACTACTTTTATGGAAGATAATGATTTAAAAGGAAATTCAGAAATCACTGAAAATGGGATTAAACTACATTTAATTGGTAAATCAGCACATGGAATGGAACCTAAAAATGGAGTTAACTCCGGAACTTATTTAGCAACATTTTTAAGTGAATTTTCATTTACTGAAGATGCCGATAATTTCTTAACGTTTATTTCTAAATATTTGCATAACGACTCAAGAGCTAATCATTTAGCAACAAATTATCATGATAAAATTATGGGTGATTTAACAATGAATGTTGGAATTATGAAATTTAGTCAAACAGACGGTGGATTTATTAATACCAATTTTAGATACCCTAAGGGAATTTCAGTAGAAAATATTGAAGAGCATTTAAACAATGCAATTTCTAAATTTTCAGGTGTTGTAAAAAATACTGATAATATGGTTCCTCATTATGTGGATCCTGCTGATCCAATTGTAAATCGTTTAATTAGTATTTATCGTGATCAGACTGGTGTTAAGAAAGCAGAACCTGAAGTTGTTGGTGGTGGAACTTACGGTAGAATGATGAAGCGTGGAGTTGCATTTGGTGCTTTATTTCCATGGACCGAAGATACCATGCATCAAGCTAATGAGTTTCAACCGATCGATGATTTAATATTAGCGATGTCAATTTATTCTCAATCTATTACAGATTTATCAACTGATAAATAA
- a CDS encoding IS3 family transposase has product MKIKHPLKKNLTKDNIKQIRILENKNLELSIKLKYKTIIDKHGQTTTIKIINSLFKTTTLSKILDILGISRSSYYYHRKATLSSFKQDIELKVKQAVNEHKTYGYRRITAYLNNNGKHVNHKCVQRIMQKYSLQCTLFSKRKRKYNSYKGQVGHIASNLLNGKFKSQHFGHKITTDVSEFRYGHNLINQKVYLSPVMDLYSDQIIAYNISAHPTVKFTLVALNKALNIINNKEIQTIVHSDQGIQYQSHEWVNTIKSYNAIQSMSRKGTCLDNAQMESFFHIMKSEMMNVHYDTKESLIHAMKAWIKDYNENRIKEKLGYQSPNQYLGLIS; this is encoded by the coding sequence ATGAAAATCAAACATCCACTTAAAAAGAATCTCACAAAAGACAATATAAAGCAAATAAGAATTTTGGAAAACAAGAATTTGGAATTATCAATAAAGCTAAAATATAAGACTATTATAGATAAACATGGTCAAACTACAACTATAAAAATAATAAATAGTTTATTTAAAACAACGACACTATCTAAAATTTTAGACATTTTAGGCATTTCAAGAAGCAGTTATTATTATCATAGGAAAGCTACGCTTTCTTCTTTTAAACAAGACATTGAATTAAAAGTTAAGCAAGCAGTAAATGAACATAAGACCTATGGATATCGCAGAATTACTGCATATTTAAATAACAATGGAAAACATGTAAATCATAAGTGTGTACAAAGAATTATGCAGAAGTATAGTCTACAATGTACTCTATTTAGTAAAAGGAAACGCAAATATAATTCATACAAGGGACAAGTAGGACATATAGCATCTAATTTATTGAATGGAAAGTTTAAGTCACAACATTTTGGTCATAAAATAACTACTGATGTCAGTGAGTTTAGATATGGTCATAATTTAATAAATCAAAAGGTTTATTTATCACCAGTAATGGATCTTTATTCAGATCAAATCATTGCATATAATATTAGTGCACATCCAACAGTTAAATTTACTTTAGTGGCTTTAAACAAAGCGTTAAATATTATTAATAATAAAGAAATACAAACTATTGTCCACAGTGATCAAGGGATCCAATATCAAAGTCATGAATGGGTAAACACGATAAAATCATATAATGCGATTCAATCCATGTCCCGTAAAGGGACATGTTTAGACAATGCACAAATGGAATCATTCTTTCACATTATGAAAAGTGAAATGATGAATGTACATTATGATACAAAAGAATCCTTAATCCATGCCATGAAAGCTTGGATTAAGGATTATAATGAAAATAGAATTAAAGAAAAACTAGGATACCAATCACCAAATCAATATTTGGGATTAATATCCTAG